CGGGACGGAAGGGAGGTCGACGGCGAGAGGGTGGGAACCGACACGGCAGTTGTCCTTGCTGCTGATGCGGGACCGACGGCCCCGGAAGGTACGGGCGGGAGGAGAGATCGACGCACCGGACCGCTCCGACGTGAGGACACGTGCGCAGCGCAGACCCGCAGGAGAAGGCGGGCGGTGCGGGGTTACTTACCGCAACAGCAACAACAGAGTTCGCGTGCCAGAGGCAGCCGAGATCCCAACGCGGCGGTCACGTACGTGACGCGCGGAGCGGAATTGGGGCCAACCGACATGCGGAACAAACTATCTCTGCAGCGGCCCACTGTCCAATCGACTCCCACCCCGGCGTGGGGCACGTCACACCCGCGCCACGCCCCGGCGAATTCCCCTCGAACGCAGGGTAAATACCCCGCACCCTCCACCGCGGCCGTTACCCCGACACTAGGATCGCCGCATGAGCATCTCCCCCGATTCCCGCATCGCCGTCGTCACCGGAGCGTCCTCCGGCATCGGTGAGGCCACCGCACGCACGCTGGCCGCCCAGGGCTTCCACGTGGTGGTGGGAGCACGGCGCCTCGACCGCCTGCAGAAACTCGCCGACGAGATCGGCGGTACCGCCCTGGAACTCGACGTCACCGACGAGGACTCGGTCGAGGCGTTCACCACGGTCCTGCCGCGCGTCGACGTCCTGGTCAACAACGCCGGTGGCGCGAAGGGCCTGGCGACCGTCGCCGAGGCCGTCGAGGACGACTGGCGCTGGATGTGGGAGACCAACGTCATCGGCACCCTGCGCGTCACCAAGGCACTGATCCCGAAGCTGATCGCCTCCGGCGACGGTCTCATCGTCACGATCACCTCCGTCGCCGCCTTCGAGGCCTACGACAACGGCGCCGGCTACACCACCGCCAAGCACGCGCAGGCGGTGCTGCACCGGACGCTGCGCGGCGAACTGCTGGGGCAGCCCGTCCGCCTGACCGAGATCGCGCCGGGCGCCGTGGAGACCGAGTTCTCCCTCGTCCGTTTCGAGGGCGACGAGGAACGCGCCGCGAAGGTGTACGAGGGCATCACCCCGCTCGTCGCGCAGGACATCGCCGAGATCGTCGGTTTCGTCGCGTCGCGGCCCTCGCACGTCAACCTCGACCAGATCATCGTCAAGCCGCGCGACCAGCACTCCGCGGGCCGCTTCCACCGCGTGCTCGACTGAGCTCGCAGCAGGGGCCCGGCGAAGGTCCCACCCCGTGGGTGGGATCCCGGCTATCGTCGCCGGATATGCGGCAACATCGCCTGACCGCCGGGCCCCTCCTCGACGCCCGCGGGGTCCTCGCCGAGGCCGGGTGGGCCACCGACGAGGTCCGCACCTACGACCGCTCCCGCATCGCGGCCTCACGCCTGCGGATCAAGGAGTGGGACTACTACTGCATCCTCTCCGACGGCGAATCCGGTTCCTACGGTCTGGCGCTGACCGTCGCCGACAACGGTTACGTCGGTCTGCTCGGCGTGAGCTGACTGGACCTGGCCACCCCCTCCCAGACCACCGAGCACGCCCTGATCCCTTTCCCTCTCGGCCGCATGCGGCTGCCCGCGAGCGCCGCGACCGGCGACGTGACCGTGCACCGCGGCGACCTGCGGATCGAGTACCGCCACGAGGAACACGGACGGCGGCTGATCGTCGACCACCCCGGCTTCGGTGGCGGACGCGGACTGACGGGCGATCTACTGCTGACGCAACCGCACACCGACCGCATGGTGATCGCGACGCCGTTCCCCCGCACGCCCAAGGCCTTCTACTACAACCAGAAGATCAACTGCCTGCCCGCGGAGGGCACGGTCACCGTCGGCGGCCGCGTCCACGAGTTCGCCCCCGACCGCGCGTTCGGGGTGTTCGACTGGGGGCGCGGGGTGTGGACCTACGACAACACCTGGTTCTGGGGGTCCGCGTCGGGGCTGCACGAGGGTGTGCCCTTCGGGTTCAACATCGGTCACGGTTTCGGCGACACCACCGCGGCGAGCGAGAACATGCTGTTCCACGACGGGATCGCCCACAAGCTCGACCGCGTGCACTTCCACCTCCCCGCCGGCACCTACGACGGTGCGCCGTGGACGTTCACCAGCAACGACGGCCGCTTCGAGATGGAGTTCGAGCCGATCCTCGACCGGGCCGCCGACGTGAACGCGCTCGTCGTCCGCTCCACCCAGCACCAGGTGTTCGGCCGGTTCAACGGCACGGTCGTCCTCGACGACGGCACCCGCC
This region of Rhodococcus sp. Z13 genomic DNA includes:
- a CDS encoding SDR family NAD(P)-dependent oxidoreductase: MSISPDSRIAVVTGASSGIGEATARTLAAQGFHVVVGARRLDRLQKLADEIGGTALELDVTDEDSVEAFTTVLPRVDVLVNNAGGAKGLATVAEAVEDDWRWMWETNVIGTLRVTKALIPKLIASGDGLIVTITSVAAFEAYDNGAGYTTAKHAQAVLHRTLRGELLGQPVRLTEIAPGAVETEFSLVRFEGDEERAAKVYEGITPLVAQDIAEIVGFVASRPSHVNLDQIIVKPRDQHSAGRFHRVLD